One segment of Drosophila ananassae strain 14024-0371.13 chromosome 3R, ASM1763931v2, whole genome shotgun sequence DNA contains the following:
- the LOC6497396 gene encoding striatin-4 isoform X1 — MGTNSGATAGINNKPVGGGAGAGVLGGVNSSIGGVLSNSLGGGGGGGSGGLSISGLNAGGQNANVGGLVTGMGNVGDDSNNGMAGGGGPNNQQATTPQYTIPGILHFIQHEWSRFELERSQWDVDRAELQARIAMLLGERKCLESLKSDLTRRIKMLEYALRQERAKFYRLKYGTDPPQLNEFKPSNEDASLAGEVATDSEVPYSSVSNTTWRQGRQMLRQYLAEIGYTDNIIDVRSNRVRSILGLNNNAEHDGSGGGLGGLGGGTGGTGTGTGGENLNPNINGNESNKRASETEGRHTPAKKVQQSIDEIIVDTEAAVMANFEFLGPNEMSDDDEISDDLEMVATDNDDTDVKMAKRAKSGKDMLTEDLEAEVGEQLLNEMNLMNEEVDGSLGLGELAQLTVNNESDGAYDTNSKDGTGGSAGGAGYRKTWNAKYTLRSHFDGVRSLIFHPEEPVLITASEDHTLKLWNLQKTVQAKKSASLDVEPLYTFRAHTGPVLCLGMSPSGETCYSGGLDGNIECWQLPSPNIDPYDCYEPNVHSGTLEGHTDAVWGLTTMQSNIVSCSADGTVKLWSPFNKEPLLRTYSASEAEGAPSSVDFVRNEVDHIVVAYNSAHCIVYDTETGKQVVRLEAAQEMSGNTGKFINKVVSHPTLPITITAHEDRHIRFWDNTSGTLIHSMVAHLEPVTSLAVDAHGLYLLSGSHDCSIRLWNLDNKTCVQEITAHRKKFDESIFDVAFHATKPYIASAGADGLAKVFV, encoded by the exons ATGGGCACCAATTCGGGAGCCACCGCTGGCATAAATAACAAGCCGGTTGGCGGCGGTGCGGGAGCAGGCGTCCTTGGCGGTGTTAATTCGTCGATCGGCGGTGTATTATCCAACAGCCTGggcggcggaggaggcggCGGCAGTGGCGGTCTGAGCATCAGCGGTCTCAACGCTGGTGGGCAGAACGCCAATGTGGGCGGCTTGGTCACCGGCATGGGAAACGTTGGCGACGATAGCAATAACGGTATGGCCGGTGGCGGCGGACCAAACAATCAGCAGGCAACAACGCCCCAATACACAATACCGGGCATATTGCACTTCATTCAGCACGAATGGTCGCGTTTTGAACTGGAGCGCTCACAATGGGACGTGGACAGGGCCGAATTGCAG GCTCGCATCGCTATGCTCCTTGGCGAACGCAAGTGCTTGGAAAGCCTCAAATCTGACCTGACGCGCCGCATCAAAATGCTGGAGTACGCCCTGCGTCAGGAGAGAGCCAAATTTTATCGGCTCAAATACGGCACCGATCCGCCGCAACTTAATGAGTTCAAGCCCTCGAACGAGGATGCATCTTTGGCCGGTGAGGTGGCCACCGATTCGGAGGTACCATACAGCAGTGTTTCCAACACCACGTGGCGACAGGGCAGACAAATGTTGCGCCAATATCTGGCCGAGATCGGCTACACAGACAACATCATCGATGTACGCTCGAATCGAGTGCGTTCGATCCTTGGATTGAATAATAATGCAGAGCATGATGGCAGTGGCGGTGGACTGGGCGGATTGGGTGGTGGAACTggtggcactggcactggcaccgGTGGCGAGAACCTCAATCCGAACATCAATGGAAACGAGAGCAACAAACGCGCCTCGGAGACAGAAG GCCGTCATACTCCCGCTAAAAAAGTGCAACAATCGATCGACGAGATCATCGTGGACACCGAGGCGGCTGTGATGGCGAACTTTGAGTTCCTGGGCCCCAATGAGATGTCCGATGATGACGAAATATCCGACGACCTGGAAATGGTGGCAACCGACAATGATGACACAGATGTCAAAATGGCCAAGAGGGCCAAATCTGGCAAGGATATGCTAACCGAAG ATCTTGAGGCCGAAGTGGGAGAGCAGCTCTTGAACGAAATGAATCTTATGAACGAAG AGGTGGACGGCTCCCTGGGACTGGGCGAGCTGGCCCAGCTAACGGTCAATAATGAATCAGATGGAGCTTACGACACAAACTCTAAGGATGGTACTGGCGGCAGTGCCGGCGGTGCTGGTTACCGCAAAACCTGGAACGCCAAATATACACTTCGCTCCCACTTTGATGGCGTACGCTCGTTGATTTTCCATCCGGAGGAGCCGGTACTGATCACCGCCTCTGAGGATCATACGCTTAAATTGTGGAATCTGCAAAAGACCGTACAGGCCAAGAAGTCAGCCAGCCTGGACGTAGAACCGCTATACACGTTCCGTGCCCACACTGGCCCTGTTTTGTGTTTGGGGATGTCGCCCAGCGGCGAGACATGCTACTCAGGTGGATTGGATGGCAATATTGAATGCTGGCAGCTGCCATCACCGAATATCGATCCGTACGACTGTTATGAACCGAACGTACACTCCGGCACCCTCGAGGGTCATACAGATGCCGTATGGGGCCTGACCACGATGCAGAGTAATATTGTGTCTTGCTCGGCCGATGGCACTGTCAAGCTGTGGTCGCCGTTCAACAAAGAGCCACTGCTACGCACTTACTCGGCATCGGAGGCAGAGGGTGCGCCCTCGTCGGTGGACTTTGTGCGGAATGAGGTGGATCACATTGTGGTGGCGTACAACAGTGCACACTGCATCGTCTATGATACGGAAACGGGCAAGCAAGTGGTGCGGCTGGAGGCGGCGCAAGAGATGTCCGGCAATACGGGGAAGTTCATCAACAAAGTGGTATCGCATCCGACACTACCCATCACGATTACGGCCCACGAGGATCGTCATATTCGCTTCTGGGACAACACATCCGGTACACTGATCCATTCAATGGTGGCGCATTTGGAGCCAGTTACCTCGTTGGCCGTGGATGCGCACGGTCTGTATTTGTTATCCGGCTCGCATGATTGCTCGATACGGCTGTGGAATCTGGACAATAAAACGTGCGTGCAGGAGATAACAGCGCACCGCAAGAAGTTCGACGAAAGTATATTCGATGTGGCCTTCCATGCCACCAAGCCGTATATCGCCAGTGCCGGGGCTGATGGCCTCGCCAAGGTGtttgtctaa
- the LOC6497396 gene encoding striatin-4 isoform X4 produces MGTNSGATAGINNKPVGGGAGAGVLGGVNSSIGGVLSNSLGGGGGGGSGGLSISGLNAGGQNANVGGLVTGMGNVGDDSNNGMAGGGGPNNQQATTPQYTIPGILHFIQHEWSRFELERSQWDVDRAELQARIAMLLGERKCLESLKSDLTRRIKMLEYALRQERAKFYRLKYGTDPPQLNEFKPSNEDASLAGEVATDSEVPYSSVSNTTWRQGRQMLRQYLAEIGYTDNIIDVRSNRVRSILGLNNNAEHDGSGGGLGGLGGGTGGTGTGTGGENLNPNINGNESNKRASETEGRHTPAKKVQQSIDEIIVDTEAAVMANFEFLGPNEMSDDDEISDDLEMVATDNDDTDVKMAKRAKSGKDMLTEEVDGSLGLGELAQLTVNNESDGAYDTNSKDGTGGSAGGAGYRKTWNAKYTLRSHFDGVRSLIFHPEEPVLITASEDHTLKLWNLQKTVQAKKSASLDVEPLYTFRAHTGPVLCLGMSPSGETCYSGGLDGNIECWQLPSPNIDPYDCYEPNVHSGTLEGHTDAVWGLTTMQSNIVSCSADGTVKLWSPFNKEPLLRTYSASEAEGAPSSVDFVRNEVDHIVVAYNSAHCIVYDTETGKQVVRLEAAQEMSGNTGKFINKVVSHPTLPITITAHEDRHIRFWDNTSGTLIHSMVAHLEPVTSLAVDAHGLYLLSGSHDCSIRLWNLDNKTCVQEITAHRKKFDESIFDVAFHATKPYIASAGADGLAKVFV; encoded by the exons ATGGGCACCAATTCGGGAGCCACCGCTGGCATAAATAACAAGCCGGTTGGCGGCGGTGCGGGAGCAGGCGTCCTTGGCGGTGTTAATTCGTCGATCGGCGGTGTATTATCCAACAGCCTGggcggcggaggaggcggCGGCAGTGGCGGTCTGAGCATCAGCGGTCTCAACGCTGGTGGGCAGAACGCCAATGTGGGCGGCTTGGTCACCGGCATGGGAAACGTTGGCGACGATAGCAATAACGGTATGGCCGGTGGCGGCGGACCAAACAATCAGCAGGCAACAACGCCCCAATACACAATACCGGGCATATTGCACTTCATTCAGCACGAATGGTCGCGTTTTGAACTGGAGCGCTCACAATGGGACGTGGACAGGGCCGAATTGCAG GCTCGCATCGCTATGCTCCTTGGCGAACGCAAGTGCTTGGAAAGCCTCAAATCTGACCTGACGCGCCGCATCAAAATGCTGGAGTACGCCCTGCGTCAGGAGAGAGCCAAATTTTATCGGCTCAAATACGGCACCGATCCGCCGCAACTTAATGAGTTCAAGCCCTCGAACGAGGATGCATCTTTGGCCGGTGAGGTGGCCACCGATTCGGAGGTACCATACAGCAGTGTTTCCAACACCACGTGGCGACAGGGCAGACAAATGTTGCGCCAATATCTGGCCGAGATCGGCTACACAGACAACATCATCGATGTACGCTCGAATCGAGTGCGTTCGATCCTTGGATTGAATAATAATGCAGAGCATGATGGCAGTGGCGGTGGACTGGGCGGATTGGGTGGTGGAACTggtggcactggcactggcaccgGTGGCGAGAACCTCAATCCGAACATCAATGGAAACGAGAGCAACAAACGCGCCTCGGAGACAGAAG GCCGTCATACTCCCGCTAAAAAAGTGCAACAATCGATCGACGAGATCATCGTGGACACCGAGGCGGCTGTGATGGCGAACTTTGAGTTCCTGGGCCCCAATGAGATGTCCGATGATGACGAAATATCCGACGACCTGGAAATGGTGGCAACCGACAATGATGACACAGATGTCAAAATGGCCAAGAGGGCCAAATCTGGCAAGGATATGCTAACCGAAG AGGTGGACGGCTCCCTGGGACTGGGCGAGCTGGCCCAGCTAACGGTCAATAATGAATCAGATGGAGCTTACGACACAAACTCTAAGGATGGTACTGGCGGCAGTGCCGGCGGTGCTGGTTACCGCAAAACCTGGAACGCCAAATATACACTTCGCTCCCACTTTGATGGCGTACGCTCGTTGATTTTCCATCCGGAGGAGCCGGTACTGATCACCGCCTCTGAGGATCATACGCTTAAATTGTGGAATCTGCAAAAGACCGTACAGGCCAAGAAGTCAGCCAGCCTGGACGTAGAACCGCTATACACGTTCCGTGCCCACACTGGCCCTGTTTTGTGTTTGGGGATGTCGCCCAGCGGCGAGACATGCTACTCAGGTGGATTGGATGGCAATATTGAATGCTGGCAGCTGCCATCACCGAATATCGATCCGTACGACTGTTATGAACCGAACGTACACTCCGGCACCCTCGAGGGTCATACAGATGCCGTATGGGGCCTGACCACGATGCAGAGTAATATTGTGTCTTGCTCGGCCGATGGCACTGTCAAGCTGTGGTCGCCGTTCAACAAAGAGCCACTGCTACGCACTTACTCGGCATCGGAGGCAGAGGGTGCGCCCTCGTCGGTGGACTTTGTGCGGAATGAGGTGGATCACATTGTGGTGGCGTACAACAGTGCACACTGCATCGTCTATGATACGGAAACGGGCAAGCAAGTGGTGCGGCTGGAGGCGGCGCAAGAGATGTCCGGCAATACGGGGAAGTTCATCAACAAAGTGGTATCGCATCCGACACTACCCATCACGATTACGGCCCACGAGGATCGTCATATTCGCTTCTGGGACAACACATCCGGTACACTGATCCATTCAATGGTGGCGCATTTGGAGCCAGTTACCTCGTTGGCCGTGGATGCGCACGGTCTGTATTTGTTATCCGGCTCGCATGATTGCTCGATACGGCTGTGGAATCTGGACAATAAAACGTGCGTGCAGGAGATAACAGCGCACCGCAAGAAGTTCGACGAAAGTATATTCGATGTGGCCTTCCATGCCACCAAGCCGTATATCGCCAGTGCCGGGGCTGATGGCCTCGCCAAGGTGtttgtctaa
- the LOC6497396 gene encoding striatin-4 isoform X3: MGTNSGATAGINNKPVGGGAGAGVLGGVNSSIGGVLSNSLGGGGGGGSGGLSISGLNAGGQNANVGGLVTGMGNVGDDSNNGMAGGGGPNNQQATTPQYTIPGILHFIQHEWSRFELERSQWDVDRAELQARIAMLLGERKCLESLKSDLTRRIKMLEYALRQERAKFYRLKYGTDPPQLNEFKPSNEDASLAGEVATDSEVPYSSVSNTTWRQGRQMLRQYLAEIGYTDNIIDVRSNRVRSILGLNNNAEHDGSGGGLGGLGGGTGGTGTGTGGENLNPNINGNESNKRASETEGRHTPAKKVQQSIDEIIVDTEAAVMANFEFLGPNEMSDDDEISDDLEMVATDNDDTDVKMAKRAKSGKDMLTEVFVHLPTEVDGSLGLGELAQLTVNNESDGAYDTNSKDGTGGSAGGAGYRKTWNAKYTLRSHFDGVRSLIFHPEEPVLITASEDHTLKLWNLQKTVQAKKSASLDVEPLYTFRAHTGPVLCLGMSPSGETCYSGGLDGNIECWQLPSPNIDPYDCYEPNVHSGTLEGHTDAVWGLTTMQSNIVSCSADGTVKLWSPFNKEPLLRTYSASEAEGAPSSVDFVRNEVDHIVVAYNSAHCIVYDTETGKQVVRLEAAQEMSGNTGKFINKVVSHPTLPITITAHEDRHIRFWDNTSGTLIHSMVAHLEPVTSLAVDAHGLYLLSGSHDCSIRLWNLDNKTCVQEITAHRKKFDESIFDVAFHATKPYIASAGADGLAKVFV, translated from the exons ATGGGCACCAATTCGGGAGCCACCGCTGGCATAAATAACAAGCCGGTTGGCGGCGGTGCGGGAGCAGGCGTCCTTGGCGGTGTTAATTCGTCGATCGGCGGTGTATTATCCAACAGCCTGggcggcggaggaggcggCGGCAGTGGCGGTCTGAGCATCAGCGGTCTCAACGCTGGTGGGCAGAACGCCAATGTGGGCGGCTTGGTCACCGGCATGGGAAACGTTGGCGACGATAGCAATAACGGTATGGCCGGTGGCGGCGGACCAAACAATCAGCAGGCAACAACGCCCCAATACACAATACCGGGCATATTGCACTTCATTCAGCACGAATGGTCGCGTTTTGAACTGGAGCGCTCACAATGGGACGTGGACAGGGCCGAATTGCAG GCTCGCATCGCTATGCTCCTTGGCGAACGCAAGTGCTTGGAAAGCCTCAAATCTGACCTGACGCGCCGCATCAAAATGCTGGAGTACGCCCTGCGTCAGGAGAGAGCCAAATTTTATCGGCTCAAATACGGCACCGATCCGCCGCAACTTAATGAGTTCAAGCCCTCGAACGAGGATGCATCTTTGGCCGGTGAGGTGGCCACCGATTCGGAGGTACCATACAGCAGTGTTTCCAACACCACGTGGCGACAGGGCAGACAAATGTTGCGCCAATATCTGGCCGAGATCGGCTACACAGACAACATCATCGATGTACGCTCGAATCGAGTGCGTTCGATCCTTGGATTGAATAATAATGCAGAGCATGATGGCAGTGGCGGTGGACTGGGCGGATTGGGTGGTGGAACTggtggcactggcactggcaccgGTGGCGAGAACCTCAATCCGAACATCAATGGAAACGAGAGCAACAAACGCGCCTCGGAGACAGAAG GCCGTCATACTCCCGCTAAAAAAGTGCAACAATCGATCGACGAGATCATCGTGGACACCGAGGCGGCTGTGATGGCGAACTTTGAGTTCCTGGGCCCCAATGAGATGTCCGATGATGACGAAATATCCGACGACCTGGAAATGGTGGCAACCGACAATGATGACACAGATGTCAAAATGGCCAAGAGGGCCAAATCTGGCAAGGATATGCTAACCGAAG tttttgttCATCTTCCCACAGAGGTGGACGGCTCCCTGGGACTGGGCGAGCTGGCCCAGCTAACGGTCAATAATGAATCAGATGGAGCTTACGACACAAACTCTAAGGATGGTACTGGCGGCAGTGCCGGCGGTGCTGGTTACCGCAAAACCTGGAACGCCAAATATACACTTCGCTCCCACTTTGATGGCGTACGCTCGTTGATTTTCCATCCGGAGGAGCCGGTACTGATCACCGCCTCTGAGGATCATACGCTTAAATTGTGGAATCTGCAAAAGACCGTACAGGCCAAGAAGTCAGCCAGCCTGGACGTAGAACCGCTATACACGTTCCGTGCCCACACTGGCCCTGTTTTGTGTTTGGGGATGTCGCCCAGCGGCGAGACATGCTACTCAGGTGGATTGGATGGCAATATTGAATGCTGGCAGCTGCCATCACCGAATATCGATCCGTACGACTGTTATGAACCGAACGTACACTCCGGCACCCTCGAGGGTCATACAGATGCCGTATGGGGCCTGACCACGATGCAGAGTAATATTGTGTCTTGCTCGGCCGATGGCACTGTCAAGCTGTGGTCGCCGTTCAACAAAGAGCCACTGCTACGCACTTACTCGGCATCGGAGGCAGAGGGTGCGCCCTCGTCGGTGGACTTTGTGCGGAATGAGGTGGATCACATTGTGGTGGCGTACAACAGTGCACACTGCATCGTCTATGATACGGAAACGGGCAAGCAAGTGGTGCGGCTGGAGGCGGCGCAAGAGATGTCCGGCAATACGGGGAAGTTCATCAACAAAGTGGTATCGCATCCGACACTACCCATCACGATTACGGCCCACGAGGATCGTCATATTCGCTTCTGGGACAACACATCCGGTACACTGATCCATTCAATGGTGGCGCATTTGGAGCCAGTTACCTCGTTGGCCGTGGATGCGCACGGTCTGTATTTGTTATCCGGCTCGCATGATTGCTCGATACGGCTGTGGAATCTGGACAATAAAACGTGCGTGCAGGAGATAACAGCGCACCGCAAGAAGTTCGACGAAAGTATATTCGATGTGGCCTTCCATGCCACCAAGCCGTATATCGCCAGTGCCGGGGCTGATGGCCTCGCCAAGGTGtttgtctaa
- the LOC6497396 gene encoding striatin-4 isoform X2 — protein MGTNSGATAGINNKPVGGGAGAGVLGGVNSSIGGVLSNSLGGGGGGGSGGLSISGLNAGGQNANVGGLVTGMGNVGDDSNNGMAGGGGPNNQQATTPQYTIPGILHFIQHEWSRFELERSQWDVDRAELQARIAMLLGERKCLESLKSDLTRRIKMLEYALRQERAKFYRLKYGTDPPQLNEFKPSNEDASLAGEVATDSEVPYSSVSNTTWRQGRQMLRQYLAEIGYTDNIIDVRSNRVRSILGLNNNAEHDGSGGGLGGLGGGTGGTGTGTGGENLNPNINGNESNKRASETEVQQSIDEIIVDTEAAVMANFEFLGPNEMSDDDEISDDLEMVATDNDDTDVKMAKRAKSGKDMLTEDLEAEVGEQLLNEMNLMNEEVDGSLGLGELAQLTVNNESDGAYDTNSKDGTGGSAGGAGYRKTWNAKYTLRSHFDGVRSLIFHPEEPVLITASEDHTLKLWNLQKTVQAKKSASLDVEPLYTFRAHTGPVLCLGMSPSGETCYSGGLDGNIECWQLPSPNIDPYDCYEPNVHSGTLEGHTDAVWGLTTMQSNIVSCSADGTVKLWSPFNKEPLLRTYSASEAEGAPSSVDFVRNEVDHIVVAYNSAHCIVYDTETGKQVVRLEAAQEMSGNTGKFINKVVSHPTLPITITAHEDRHIRFWDNTSGTLIHSMVAHLEPVTSLAVDAHGLYLLSGSHDCSIRLWNLDNKTCVQEITAHRKKFDESIFDVAFHATKPYIASAGADGLAKVFV, from the exons ATGGGCACCAATTCGGGAGCCACCGCTGGCATAAATAACAAGCCGGTTGGCGGCGGTGCGGGAGCAGGCGTCCTTGGCGGTGTTAATTCGTCGATCGGCGGTGTATTATCCAACAGCCTGggcggcggaggaggcggCGGCAGTGGCGGTCTGAGCATCAGCGGTCTCAACGCTGGTGGGCAGAACGCCAATGTGGGCGGCTTGGTCACCGGCATGGGAAACGTTGGCGACGATAGCAATAACGGTATGGCCGGTGGCGGCGGACCAAACAATCAGCAGGCAACAACGCCCCAATACACAATACCGGGCATATTGCACTTCATTCAGCACGAATGGTCGCGTTTTGAACTGGAGCGCTCACAATGGGACGTGGACAGGGCCGAATTGCAG GCTCGCATCGCTATGCTCCTTGGCGAACGCAAGTGCTTGGAAAGCCTCAAATCTGACCTGACGCGCCGCATCAAAATGCTGGAGTACGCCCTGCGTCAGGAGAGAGCCAAATTTTATCGGCTCAAATACGGCACCGATCCGCCGCAACTTAATGAGTTCAAGCCCTCGAACGAGGATGCATCTTTGGCCGGTGAGGTGGCCACCGATTCGGAGGTACCATACAGCAGTGTTTCCAACACCACGTGGCGACAGGGCAGACAAATGTTGCGCCAATATCTGGCCGAGATCGGCTACACAGACAACATCATCGATGTACGCTCGAATCGAGTGCGTTCGATCCTTGGATTGAATAATAATGCAGAGCATGATGGCAGTGGCGGTGGACTGGGCGGATTGGGTGGTGGAACTggtggcactggcactggcaccgGTGGCGAGAACCTCAATCCGAACATCAATGGAAACGAGAGCAACAAACGCGCCTCGGAGACAGAAG TGCAACAATCGATCGACGAGATCATCGTGGACACCGAGGCGGCTGTGATGGCGAACTTTGAGTTCCTGGGCCCCAATGAGATGTCCGATGATGACGAAATATCCGACGACCTGGAAATGGTGGCAACCGACAATGATGACACAGATGTCAAAATGGCCAAGAGGGCCAAATCTGGCAAGGATATGCTAACCGAAG ATCTTGAGGCCGAAGTGGGAGAGCAGCTCTTGAACGAAATGAATCTTATGAACGAAG AGGTGGACGGCTCCCTGGGACTGGGCGAGCTGGCCCAGCTAACGGTCAATAATGAATCAGATGGAGCTTACGACACAAACTCTAAGGATGGTACTGGCGGCAGTGCCGGCGGTGCTGGTTACCGCAAAACCTGGAACGCCAAATATACACTTCGCTCCCACTTTGATGGCGTACGCTCGTTGATTTTCCATCCGGAGGAGCCGGTACTGATCACCGCCTCTGAGGATCATACGCTTAAATTGTGGAATCTGCAAAAGACCGTACAGGCCAAGAAGTCAGCCAGCCTGGACGTAGAACCGCTATACACGTTCCGTGCCCACACTGGCCCTGTTTTGTGTTTGGGGATGTCGCCCAGCGGCGAGACATGCTACTCAGGTGGATTGGATGGCAATATTGAATGCTGGCAGCTGCCATCACCGAATATCGATCCGTACGACTGTTATGAACCGAACGTACACTCCGGCACCCTCGAGGGTCATACAGATGCCGTATGGGGCCTGACCACGATGCAGAGTAATATTGTGTCTTGCTCGGCCGATGGCACTGTCAAGCTGTGGTCGCCGTTCAACAAAGAGCCACTGCTACGCACTTACTCGGCATCGGAGGCAGAGGGTGCGCCCTCGTCGGTGGACTTTGTGCGGAATGAGGTGGATCACATTGTGGTGGCGTACAACAGTGCACACTGCATCGTCTATGATACGGAAACGGGCAAGCAAGTGGTGCGGCTGGAGGCGGCGCAAGAGATGTCCGGCAATACGGGGAAGTTCATCAACAAAGTGGTATCGCATCCGACACTACCCATCACGATTACGGCCCACGAGGATCGTCATATTCGCTTCTGGGACAACACATCCGGTACACTGATCCATTCAATGGTGGCGCATTTGGAGCCAGTTACCTCGTTGGCCGTGGATGCGCACGGTCTGTATTTGTTATCCGGCTCGCATGATTGCTCGATACGGCTGTGGAATCTGGACAATAAAACGTGCGTGCAGGAGATAACAGCGCACCGCAAGAAGTTCGACGAAAGTATATTCGATGTGGCCTTCCATGCCACCAAGCCGTATATCGCCAGTGCCGGGGCTGATGGCCTCGCCAAGGTGtttgtctaa